The Streptomyces sp. 11x1 genomic sequence TCGGTGCCGGCGGCGCAGGCGTCGATGAGCCGGTCGAGGTCGAACAGCTTGGCCAGTGCGAGGTGGTCGGCCTTGCCGGTGATCGTGTACAGGTCGACGATCGCCTCGACGATGCCGCCGAACTCACCGCTGGAGAAGATGCCCCACATCCGCTGCAGCGTGGCGTCGGGCAGCTTGGACAGCCGCGAGTACATCCAGTCGCACATGCCGGAGGCGAGATCGAGCGCGCGGGCGTCGTCCGTGGCGAGGTAGGCGTCGAGCAGGCCCTTGAGGATCTTGTGCGCCGTGTAGTACGGCGCCCACACCTTGGTGTAGTCGGCGGTGGTCCGCGTCTCCAGATCGATGAACTGCGTCTCCGGGTACGCGGCGAGGAAGCCGGGATGGCTCGGTCCGCCCCAGGTGCGGCGCAGCGTGGCGGTCAGGCCGCGTCCGGAGGCATCGCCGAAAGTACCGCCGGAGGTCGCGAAGAAGTAGTACGACGCGAGGTTGCCGAGCCCCGCGGAGGACCTCTTGGCCTCGTTGGTCTGCAGCGAGGTGATCTCCGCCGCGGTCAGAGCCCTCGACCAGATGTTGAACTCGTCGAAGGCGCCCGCGAAGACCGGGTCGTCAGGGTAGTTCGAGCGGCCCAGCCAGTTGTTCGTCAGAGCACCGAGGACGGACGGGTTCAGCGTCATCGAGGTGTTCTGGGCGACGGCGGTGCCGTTGACATAGAGGGTGCCCGTGGTGCCGCTGATCGTGACAGCCAGGTGGCTCCACTGATCGAGCGGCAGGGCGGCGGTGCCGTTGAGGCCCTGCTCCCCGCCCGCACCGCTGTCGGTGATCGCGAAACGCGGCACCCCGCTGCCGTTGCGGGATGCCAGGTACATGTACCGGGTCGTGTTGTCGCCGAAGTCGAAGACACGCTGCCAGTTGGCGTCGTGGGTGGGCTTCACCCAGACCGACAGGGTGATCGCCGAGGCACCTCCGAGCACAGCGGTCGGCAGGTCGACGTACTGGTACGAGCCGCGGACGTTCTCGTGCGCGCCGCCCCATCTGCCGGCGACGGCCAGCATGCGCGGATCTTTGCGCAGCGCCTCACGCACCTCGGTGAGCGCACCGACCATGGTGCGGATCTTGTCGGCGTACACCTGCTCCCCGGTGCTCGCGTACGCCTGTGCCAGCATCGTCAGGAAGTGCCCGGTGTAGTGGCCACGGAGATTGCCGTTGGCCTCGCCGTCCAGGCCCTCCCAGCCGCCGGGGGCGACGGCGCCCTTTGTGGAGAGCCCCGCGTTGGCACGGAAGACCTGCAGCAGCCGGTCGATGTCGTAGCCGCGGCCGTGGTCGAGCATCAGCTGACGCTTGTCCGCGAAAAGGCCTTGGCCGAGCGTCACGTCCTTGAGCTCGAAGGGCCGCACCGACCAGGTGGACGGCGTCGGAACCGTGGCGGCGACCGCACGGCCGCCGCCCGCCCCCAAGGAGACCCCGGGTGCGGCAGCGGCGAGTATCGCCGACTGGAGGAGGAAACGTCTGGAGAGGGGCGGTGCCATGTGCGCCTCGTCTCTGGCGGCGTGGGGGATGGAGGGCGGTACGAAGTGAGCGCATGTTCGAAATTACGAACGTTGTGCGAATTCCCGACCAGAAGATAGGTATGCGACAGTCGGGCGTCAACGGCACTGACGGCCTCCCCGAGGCCAACGACCCACGTCACGGGGCCACTTGCGTGCCCTCGACACCGTTTCACGTGAAACATCGTTCGTGCCCACATCTACGACGGTTCATGTGGCGCTGACGCCCCTGACGCATACGACCGCGCACACGCAGCACGGCACGCCCCCACGCCGTCCCGCACCACCGGAAGCCGAAAGCCCTTACTGAATCTCCTGAGAGACTCCTCACACTCCAGGGTCCCGCACAGTAAGCCGACCTGCCTCTGAGCGCGCAGTCCGACGACAAAAAGAAGCGGTCCCATCGTGATCACGATGGGACCGCTTCACTGTGGGGCACCGACGGAACTCGCTGGCCAGGGGCTATACGAGGACTGACGGAGATCGTTTCCCACGCTGGCAGAGAGCTTTTCCCACCACCCTGGTCAACAGACCCGCGTAGGGCTCGGCAGCGCCCGAGTCTCGCGAGTCCACCGAAGCACGCAAACAACGGCGAAGAACGAAGCGACACAGATGACGGCGGGATCTCCACTGCAGGGGGATCTGGCGACCTCGCAGGTCGCCGGCTCCCGCAAGCTTGGCCTGAACGTCGCCCGCGGAGACGTCAATAGTGGGTCGGGGAACCGACAGGTGGCCGGCACCAGGGGCACGGCGCTCGCCACCTCCCCGACGCCCAAATTCAACGGGTCAGCCGAGACGTGCAACTGGACCGAGGTGGCGGCGACCGTGGTGCTACGTCTCCTTGTGGGAGGGGGCGAGCCGGACCCTGCCCACGTTCGAAACCTCCACGGTGCCACCATCCGCCATCGGCAACTGCCTGCCCGGGGCCGTGAGGGAGCCAAGTAGCTGGGACTCCACGGCCGACTTACGTCCGGTGGCGCAGCTCGCTGTGACAGTCACCTCCTCCACCTCCACCACGGGCAGCACCGGCACATGCGCCCGGGCCAGCACGTGGGTGGCTCCCTCCGCCCGACCGCTCGCGGCATCGGCTTTCGCCATGGCGACGTCGGTCGGCAGAAGATTGACCGGGCGATCGCCGTCGACTCCGTCGAGGGTCCTCTTCTCGGCGGTCGCCGGAGCCTGCACCTCGTTGAGCGAGGCATGCAGGGGCACCGTTCCGGCCAGCCCGACCCGGAGACGTCCAGCGTGGCACGGACGCCGCTACGGTGGCGCTGCCCTCCGACACGTCGGCGACCAGAGCGGCGGTGGCCCCTCCGGCGACGGCCGGGCCAGCCACGAGGAAGCCGCAGACCGTCAGGGCGGCAAGGCGGCGGACGGGTGGGGTCAGGGCCGGACTTCGGAGGGGCCGGCCAGTCAGGCAGGGTACGGATGGCCTTGTGGGCGGGCACTGCGATACCGGAAGTCTCCATCAGGAGCCGCACGTAACTTGGCAACCGTCCGTGATACCGCAGGGTGCCGGGAGCGCGGACCGCGACCATGTCGGACAGCGGGAGGGACGGACCTCTGGGCCCCTGATCACTCCTTCTCCTGGATGTCTTACGCTCCGCTGACACAAGC encodes the following:
- a CDS encoding beta-L-arabinofuranosidase domain-containing protein, with translation MAPPLSRRFLLQSAILAAAAPGVSLGAGGGRAVAATVPTPSTWSVRPFELKDVTLGQGLFADKRQLMLDHGRGYDIDRLLQVFRANAGLSTKGAVAPGGWEGLDGEANGNLRGHYTGHFLTMLAQAYASTGEQVYADKIRTMVGALTEVREALRKDPRMLAVAGRWGGAHENVRGSYQYVDLPTAVLGGASAITLSVWVKPTHDANWQRVFDFGDNTTRYMYLASRNGSGVPRFAITDSGAGGEQGLNGTAALPLDQWSHLAVTISGTTGTLYVNGTAVAQNTSMTLNPSVLGALTNNWLGRSNYPDDPVFAGAFDEFNIWSRALTAAEITSLQTNEAKRSSAGLGNLASYYFFATSGGTFGDASGRGLTATLRRTWGGPSHPGFLAAYPETQFIDLETRTTADYTKVWAPYYTAHKILKGLLDAYLATDDARALDLASGMCDWMYSRLSKLPDATLQRMWGIFSSGEFGGIVEAIVDLYTITGKADHLALAKLFDLDRLIDACAAGTDILDGLHANQHIPIMTGYVRLYDATGETRYLTAAKNFWGMVIPQRMYGIGGTSTAEFWKARGVISGTISDTNAETCCAYNLLKLSRSLFFHEQDPKYMDYYERALLNQVLGSKQDKADAEKPLVTYFIGLKPGQARDYTPKQGTTCCEGTGMESATKYQDSVYFTKADGTALFVNLYSAATLNWSAKGVTITQSTDYPREQGSTITVGGADAAFELRLRVPSWATAGFRVTVNGSAVSGTPTAGSYFTIPSRTWRAGDVVRVTIPFRLRVEKALDDPSLQTLFYGPVNLVGRSSATSYLSVGLYRNAGLSGDLLPSLAPVSGRPLHYMLDGTEFAPFHEGSEDPTHAYVRRSEPKVVLGGTDSGVANPAKSDGTTLLDEIWTGAPFADKAALVARVQSTVGAWVSAGLLSQTDGQKVVTTAQNATYAA